The proteins below come from a single Conger conger chromosome 10, fConCon1.1, whole genome shotgun sequence genomic window:
- the hsd17b10 gene encoding 3-hydroxyacyl-CoA dehydrogenase type-2 isoform X1, with protein MANIRSVKGMVGLVTGGASGLGRATVERLVNMGGSAVILDLPSSDGESVAQSLGDRCAFAPADVTSESDVLSAVSLAREKFGRLDLAVNCAGIAVAAKTYNFKKHQAHSLEDFTRVITVNIAGTFNVIRLSVAAMCENECDADGHRGCIINTASVAAYDGQVGQAAYSASKGGIVAMTLPIARDLASNGIRVVTIAPGLFSTPLLSGLPEKVRTFLARQVPFPSRLGDPAEFAHLVTSVAENPMINGEVIRLDGAIRMQP; from the exons ATGGCGAACATTCGGAGTGTCAAG GGTATGGTGGGGCTAGTCACAGGAGGGGCCTCTGGACTGGGGAGGGCCACGGTGGAACGGTTGGTGAATATGGGGGGCAGCGCCGTGATCCTGGACCTGCCGAGTTCGGACGGAGAGAGCGTGGCGCAGAGTTTGGGGGACCGATGTGCCTTTGCTCCCGCGGAC GTCACCTCGGAGTCAGATGTGCTCTCTGCCGTGTCTCTTGCCCGTGAGAAGTTTGGCCGCCTGGACCTTGCAGTGAACTGTGCTGGAATCGCTGTGGCTGCCAAGACCTACAACTTCAAGAAGCACCAGGCCCACAGCCTAGAGGATTTCACCAGAGTCATTACT GTGAACATTGCGGGCACCTTCAATGTGATCCGGCTGTCCGTGGCAGCGATGTGTGAGAATGAGTGCGACGCTGACGGCCACCGGGGCTGCATCATCAACACGGCCAGCGTGGCAGCGTACGACGGACAG GTTGGTCAGGCGGCGTACTCCGCCTCTAAAGGAGGGATCGTAGCGATGACGCTCCCCATCGCCCGCGACTTGGCGTCCAATGGGATCCGCGTGGTCACCATAGCCCCCG GCCTGTTCTCCACGCCTCTCCTGTCTGGGCTTCCTGAGAAGGTGCGCACCTTCCTGGCTCGCCAGGTGCCCTTCCCCTCCCGCCTCGGGGACCCGGCCGAGTTCGCTCACCTTGTGACCTCGGTGGCCGAGAACCCCATGATCAACGGAGAGGTCATCCGGCTGGACGGAGCCATCCGCATGCAGCCTTGA
- the hsd17b10 gene encoding 3-hydroxyacyl-CoA dehydrogenase type-2 isoform X2, whose product MVGLVTGGASGLGRATVERLVNMGGSAVILDLPSSDGESVAQSLGDRCAFAPADVTSESDVLSAVSLAREKFGRLDLAVNCAGIAVAAKTYNFKKHQAHSLEDFTRVITVNIAGTFNVIRLSVAAMCENECDADGHRGCIINTASVAAYDGQVGQAAYSASKGGIVAMTLPIARDLASNGIRVVTIAPGLFSTPLLSGLPEKVRTFLARQVPFPSRLGDPAEFAHLVTSVAENPMINGEVIRLDGAIRMQP is encoded by the exons ATGGTGGGGCTAGTCACAGGAGGGGCCTCTGGACTGGGGAGGGCCACGGTGGAACGGTTGGTGAATATGGGGGGCAGCGCCGTGATCCTGGACCTGCCGAGTTCGGACGGAGAGAGCGTGGCGCAGAGTTTGGGGGACCGATGTGCCTTTGCTCCCGCGGAC GTCACCTCGGAGTCAGATGTGCTCTCTGCCGTGTCTCTTGCCCGTGAGAAGTTTGGCCGCCTGGACCTTGCAGTGAACTGTGCTGGAATCGCTGTGGCTGCCAAGACCTACAACTTCAAGAAGCACCAGGCCCACAGCCTAGAGGATTTCACCAGAGTCATTACT GTGAACATTGCGGGCACCTTCAATGTGATCCGGCTGTCCGTGGCAGCGATGTGTGAGAATGAGTGCGACGCTGACGGCCACCGGGGCTGCATCATCAACACGGCCAGCGTGGCAGCGTACGACGGACAG GTTGGTCAGGCGGCGTACTCCGCCTCTAAAGGAGGGATCGTAGCGATGACGCTCCCCATCGCCCGCGACTTGGCGTCCAATGGGATCCGCGTGGTCACCATAGCCCCCG GCCTGTTCTCCACGCCTCTCCTGTCTGGGCTTCCTGAGAAGGTGCGCACCTTCCTGGCTCGCCAGGTGCCCTTCCCCTCCCGCCTCGGGGACCCGGCCGAGTTCGCTCACCTTGTGACCTCGGTGGCCGAGAACCCCATGATCAACGGAGAGGTCATCCGGCTGGACGGAGCCATCCGCATGCAGCCTTGA